From Candidatus Eisenbacteria bacterium, the proteins below share one genomic window:
- the ispG gene encoding flavodoxin-dependent (E)-4-hydroxy-3-methylbut-2-enyl-diphosphate synthase, translated as MKPGSTPASEDRPRRHSVPVTIGSVTVGGGPPVAVQSMTNTDTADAKATADQTAALAEAGSELVRVTVNTPEAAKAVPEIVRRVRDQGVTAPIIGDFHFSGHLLLTEYPECARALDKYRINPGNVGAGKKHDDHFRRIIEVAAANGKPVRIGVNWGSLDRELLTALMDENARRAQPRDDRDVTLEAMFQSAVRSAALAEEFGQPHGAIVLSAKVSGVRDLIAIYRRLAAETDFPLHLGLTEAGMGTKGIVASTAGLSTLLLDGIGDTIRVSLTPQPGGDRREEVWVCQQILQSLEIRHFQPQVTSCPGCGRTTSSFFQELAERVNARLRERMPEWRARYAGVEELRVAVMGCVVNGPGESRHADIGISLPGTAEDPKAPVYVDGSLRTTLQGPRIAEDFLALVEEYVAGRYGRSRPAEIVKAGPAGKSR; from the coding sequence ATGAAGCCAGGCTCCACCCCGGCGTCCGAAGATCGGCCCCGCCGGCACTCCGTCCCTGTCACCATCGGCTCGGTGACGGTCGGAGGCGGCCCCCCCGTCGCCGTCCAGTCGATGACCAACACGGACACCGCCGATGCCAAAGCGACCGCCGACCAGACCGCGGCGCTCGCCGAGGCGGGATCCGAGCTCGTCCGCGTCACCGTCAACACGCCGGAGGCGGCCAAGGCGGTGCCCGAGATCGTGCGGCGCGTGCGCGATCAAGGCGTCACGGCGCCCATCATCGGGGACTTCCACTTCAGCGGCCACCTCCTGCTCACGGAGTATCCCGAGTGCGCGCGCGCCCTCGACAAGTACCGGATCAATCCCGGAAACGTCGGAGCCGGGAAGAAGCACGACGATCACTTCCGACGGATCATCGAGGTCGCCGCGGCGAACGGGAAGCCGGTGAGGATCGGCGTCAACTGGGGCTCGCTCGATCGCGAGCTCCTCACCGCGCTGATGGATGAGAACGCGCGTCGGGCCCAGCCGAGGGACGATCGCGACGTCACGCTCGAGGCGATGTTCCAGAGCGCCGTCCGATCGGCGGCGCTCGCCGAGGAATTCGGCCAGCCGCATGGCGCGATCGTCCTATCCGCCAAGGTCTCCGGGGTCCGCGACCTGATCGCGATCTACCGGCGGCTCGCTGCGGAAACCGATTTCCCGCTCCATCTCGGGCTCACCGAAGCCGGCATGGGGACGAAGGGGATCGTCGCCTCGACCGCCGGCCTCTCCACGCTCCTGCTCGATGGGATCGGCGATACGATCCGCGTGAGCCTGACTCCCCAGCCCGGCGGCGACCGCCGCGAGGAGGTCTGGGTCTGCCAGCAAATCCTCCAATCCCTCGAGATCCGCCACTTTCAGCCCCAGGTCACTTCCTGCCCCGGGTGCGGCCGGACCACGAGCAGCTTCTTCCAGGAGCTTGCCGAACGGGTGAACGCTCGGCTTCGGGAACGGATGCCGGAGTGGCGGGCCCGCTACGCGGGCGTGGAGGAGCTCCGCGTCGCGGTGATGGGCTGCGTGGTGAACGGCCCGGGGGAATCAAGACACGCGGACATCGGCATTTCGTTGCCCGGCACGGCGGAGGACCCGAAGGCGCCGGTCTACGTCGACGGATCCCTCCGGACGACGCTTCAGGGCCCGCGAATCGCGGAGGATTTTCTCGCTCTGGTCGAGGAGTACGTCGCGGGTCGCTACGGCAGATCGCGCCCCGCCGAAATCGTCAAAGCCGGCCCCGCCGGGAAGTCCCGCTAG
- the ubiE gene encoding bifunctional demethylmenaquinone methyltransferase/2-methoxy-6-polyprenyl-1,4-benzoquinol methylase UbiE, which yields MFASIAGSYDRANQILSWGMHHGWRVAAVRWSGAKAGDRVLDCATGTGDLALAFRRAVGPEGEVVGTDFCEEMLAIASEKSRRAGLSVRYEPADVLSLPYRDASFDIASIAFGIRNVEDPARGIVGLARVVRPGGRVVVLEFGQPGSALFAPLYRFYSRRILPTIGGWVSGERSAYEYLDRTSSRFPAGERFASLMRATGAFRRVESHALTGGVAHVYVGEVGVPQ from the coding sequence ATGTTCGCGTCGATCGCGGGCTCCTACGATCGCGCGAACCAGATTCTCTCATGGGGCATGCACCACGGCTGGCGCGTCGCGGCGGTTCGCTGGAGCGGCGCCAAGGCCGGCGACCGGGTCCTCGATTGCGCGACCGGGACGGGGGATCTGGCGCTCGCGTTTCGACGCGCCGTCGGACCCGAGGGCGAAGTGGTCGGCACCGATTTCTGCGAGGAGATGCTCGCGATCGCGTCGGAGAAGTCGAGGCGAGCTGGGCTCTCCGTCCGCTACGAGCCGGCGGACGTGCTCTCGCTCCCGTACCGGGATGCCTCGTTCGACATCGCGTCGATCGCCTTCGGCATCCGGAACGTCGAAGACCCCGCGCGGGGGATTGTCGGGCTGGCCAGAGTGGTCCGGCCCGGAGGGCGCGTCGTGGTGCTGGAATTCGGCCAGCCGGGGAGCGCCCTGTTCGCGCCCCTCTACCGCTTCTATTCCCGGCGGATCCTCCCGACGATCGGCGGGTGGGTCAGCGGCGAGCGCTCAGCCTACGAGTATCTCGATCGCACCTCGTCGCGCTTTCCCGCGGGAGAGCGTTTCGCCTCGCTGATGCGCGCGACCGGCGCGTTCCGCCGCGTGGAGTCGCACGCGCTCACAGGCGGCGTCGCGCATGTCTACGTGGGCGAGGTGGGGGTACCGCAATGA
- a CDS encoding acyl-CoA thioesterase, whose product MSTWARWGYRNDDGPRRCLDVSFRTTLPVRFQDVDAGGVLFFGRIFDYCHQAYEEFVATSGVDPAHYFAGDDYLVPIVHAEADYRAPIRHGERVVVTIDVSRVGRASIELRYRVTGLKEDLRDEVTTVHAFVERAAMKPIPIPAALREFFLGHLVPEAVAHHPPK is encoded by the coding sequence ATGTCTACGTGGGCGAGGTGGGGGTACCGCAATGATGACGGTCCCAGGAGATGCCTCGACGTGAGCTTTCGGACGACGCTCCCCGTGCGCTTCCAGGATGTCGACGCCGGCGGGGTCCTCTTCTTCGGCCGGATCTTCGACTATTGCCACCAAGCGTATGAGGAGTTCGTCGCGACCTCGGGAGTCGATCCCGCGCATTACTTCGCCGGCGATGACTACCTCGTGCCGATCGTGCACGCGGAGGCCGACTATCGGGCTCCGATCCGCCATGGCGAGCGCGTCGTCGTCACGATCGACGTGAGCCGCGTGGGACGAGCCTCGATCGAGCTTCGCTATCGCGTCACGGGTCTCAAGGAAGATCTGCGGGACGAGGTGACCACGGTCCACGCCTTCGTCGAGCGGGCGGCGATGAAGCCGATCCCGATCCCGGCCGCCCTACGTGAGTTCTTTCTCGGGCACCTGGTTCCGGAAGCGGTCGCGCACCACCCGCCGAAGTAG
- a CDS encoding o-succinylbenzoate--CoA ligase, with the protein MTQTSTPDPVRFWARIAPGRLALRHGGRAFTYGQLDAAVQESTDAFLVQGLGAGEHLSLEFEPQHPLPFAIAFHACHRADVLPAPIGTSLTPLERQALRERAMVELVITSEAIGATRGKAPAVAREKTSAAALESAAPTVQVRDRRLDAPAALCFTSGTGGEPRACILTHGNFFWSALQSARNLGVRPNDLWLSCLPLHHVGGLSILTRSAYYGTGVLLHDRFDADAVNKAIDAEGVTLLSLVPPMLERLLEGRRGRIFPTSLRAALIGGGPIPAALLEQAADLRLHALPTYGLTEAASQVTTLSLREWPAGLESAGRPLMFTQVEIRDSDGQAAGKGVEGEIVVRGPTVMAAYLEDEQSNASAWAGRWLKTGDVGAWDAAGRLLVKDRRIDRIVVGGENVSPEEVERVLREHPAVADACVVGIPAGSWGNEVAAAIQVRGDEVVTIEELRRHAEPTLASFKLPRRLMVLRELPRSPSGKLLRRVVRDRFRNQVPEKELT; encoded by the coding sequence GTGACCCAAACTTCGACCCCCGACCCCGTCCGGTTCTGGGCGCGCATCGCTCCCGGCCGCCTGGCACTCCGCCACGGCGGACGCGCCTTCACCTACGGCCAGCTCGACGCCGCGGTGCAAGAGTCGACCGACGCGTTCCTCGTGCAGGGCTTGGGCGCGGGCGAGCATCTCTCCCTCGAGTTCGAGCCGCAGCATCCCCTTCCCTTCGCGATCGCGTTTCATGCGTGCCATCGTGCCGACGTCCTCCCGGCGCCGATCGGCACGTCGCTGACGCCCCTGGAGCGGCAGGCGCTCCGGGAGCGGGCCATGGTCGAGCTCGTCATCACGAGCGAGGCCATCGGGGCGACCCGGGGGAAGGCGCCGGCCGTGGCCCGGGAGAAGACCTCGGCCGCGGCCCTGGAGAGCGCCGCGCCGACCGTCCAGGTCCGCGATCGCCGGCTCGACGCGCCTGCCGCGCTCTGCTTCACGTCCGGGACGGGCGGCGAGCCGCGGGCGTGCATCCTGACCCACGGGAATTTCTTCTGGAGCGCGCTCCAGTCCGCGCGGAATCTGGGCGTGCGCCCGAACGACCTCTGGCTCAGCTGCCTCCCGCTCCACCACGTCGGCGGGCTCTCCATCCTGACGCGGAGCGCGTACTACGGAACCGGCGTGCTGCTCCACGATCGCTTCGACGCCGACGCGGTAAACAAGGCGATCGACGCGGAAGGGGTCACGCTCCTCTCCCTCGTGCCGCCGATGCTCGAGCGGCTCCTCGAAGGACGGCGCGGCCGGATCTTCCCCACCTCCCTCCGCGCCGCGCTCATCGGCGGCGGTCCGATCCCGGCGGCTCTGCTGGAGCAGGCGGCCGACCTCCGTCTCCATGCCCTCCCCACCTATGGACTCACCGAAGCGGCTTCCCAAGTCACGACGCTCTCGCTTCGCGAATGGCCGGCCGGTCTCGAGTCGGCGGGACGCCCCCTGATGTTCACTCAGGTGGAGATCCGCGACTCGGACGGACAGGCCGCGGGAAAGGGCGTGGAGGGGGAAATCGTGGTTCGCGGACCGACCGTCATGGCCGCCTACCTCGAGGACGAGCAATCGAACGCGTCGGCCTGGGCCGGCCGCTGGCTCAAGACGGGCGACGTCGGAGCGTGGGATGCCGCCGGGAGACTCTTGGTGAAGGATCGGCGCATCGACCGGATCGTCGTCGGAGGCGAGAATGTCTCGCCCGAGGAGGTCGAGCGCGTGCTTCGGGAGCACCCGGCGGTGGCGGACGCGTGCGTGGTCGGCATCCCCGCGGGCTCCTGGGGAAACGAGGTCGCGGCGGCGATCCAGGTGCGGGGCGACGAGGTGGTCACGATCGAGGAGCTTCGCCGCCACGCTGAGCCCACGCTCGCCTCATTCAAGCTGCCGCGCCGGCTCATGGTGCTGCGGGAGCTGCCCCGGAGCCCCTCGGGAAAGCTACTTCGGCGGGTGGTGCGCGACCGCTTCCGGAACCAGGTGCCCGAGAAAGAACTCACGTAG
- a CDS encoding o-succinylbenzoate synthase, with protein MTIRKVWIRSYRTPLPDAWPSAEGPTTERVGSILLLEEEGGWVGLGETAPWPGFGLETHASSVAALRGAAERLVGLPREAYLEAAADLPRLAPVAASPCARHAIDLALHDLAAQHANMSVARFLSGSGALTEVPVNAAIPRLSPDRTARGAMAAVASGVGTIKVKVGGGSLGEDVARVRAVREVAGPAVRIRVDANQAWSEIEAIQTLAELRRYDIEFCEQPVPADAIDALARVRAAAGVPIAADEAVRDLATARRILAAGAADILIVKPMALGGLQAAGAVAALAGEFGAAVVVTSLLESDIGRTGALHLAASLGPSRFAHGVASAERAFDGSRRVTSYPGGKARVPTEPGLGATLPAAFWSAAELVGSFAEEGA; from the coding sequence ATGACCATTCGAAAGGTCTGGATTCGGTCCTATCGCACCCCGCTGCCCGATGCATGGCCGAGCGCGGAAGGGCCCACGACCGAGCGCGTCGGCTCGATCCTGCTCCTCGAGGAGGAAGGGGGCTGGGTCGGTCTCGGCGAGACCGCGCCCTGGCCCGGGTTCGGACTCGAGACGCACGCGTCCAGCGTGGCGGCGCTGCGAGGCGCGGCGGAACGGTTGGTCGGGCTTCCGCGGGAGGCGTATCTCGAGGCGGCCGCCGACCTCCCCCGGTTGGCCCCGGTCGCGGCGTCTCCGTGCGCGCGACACGCGATCGATCTCGCGCTTCACGACCTCGCGGCGCAGCATGCAAACATGTCCGTGGCCCGGTTCCTGAGCGGGTCCGGTGCGCTCACCGAAGTCCCGGTCAACGCCGCGATCCCCCGTCTGTCCCCGGACCGGACGGCGCGGGGGGCGATGGCCGCGGTCGCATCGGGTGTCGGCACGATCAAGGTCAAGGTCGGTGGCGGGTCGCTCGGTGAGGACGTCGCCCGCGTCCGCGCGGTGCGTGAGGTCGCGGGACCGGCGGTTCGGATTCGAGTGGACGCGAACCAGGCGTGGTCGGAGATCGAGGCGATCCAGACTCTGGCCGAGCTCCGTCGCTACGACATCGAATTCTGCGAGCAGCCCGTCCCGGCGGACGCGATCGACGCGCTCGCGCGCGTCCGCGCGGCCGCGGGCGTGCCGATCGCCGCCGACGAGGCGGTGCGTGACCTGGCGACCGCGCGCCGGATTCTGGCGGCGGGCGCGGCCGATATCCTCATCGTGAAGCCGATGGCGCTCGGCGGTCTCCAGGCCGCAGGAGCGGTGGCGGCCCTCGCCGGGGAATTCGGCGCGGCGGTGGTCGTGACGTCGCTGCTGGAGAGCGACATCGGCCGGACCGGCGCGCTCCACCTCGCCGCTTCGCTCGGCCCGAGCCGCTTCGCCCACGGCGTCGCCTCCGCGGAGCGGGCGTTCGACGGGTCGCGCCGCGTGACGTCCTACCCTGGCGGCAAGGCCCGCGTCCCCACGGAGCCCGGCCTCGGCGCAACCCTCCCTGCCGCGTTCTGGAGCGCGGCGGAGCTGGTGGGGTCGTTCGCGGAGGAGGGCGCGTGA
- a CDS encoding 1,4-dihydroxy-2-naphthoate polyprenyltransferase, whose translation MGVQAGEGSGLREVVIPRPSRVGAWLHAFRIPTLAASVVPVLVGTAVAWRHGASRPLAALAALVGSVAIQIGTNLANDIYDFRKGADAPGRIGPPRVLPQGWLSGSEVRTGMIVSFAIATLAGVYLWRVAGWPVVAIGTASIAAGIGYTAGPFALAYVGLGDLAVLLFFGFVAVLGTYYVQAGTVHPEAVLAAIPVGALATAILIVNNVRDLDRDRAAGKRTLAVILGRRGARAEFLAFLIAAYAVPLGLWAQGFRSAWVLLPFATGPLAMRALHAVREREDGPALNRALLDTARLHALFGVLFAAGIVLG comes from the coding sequence ATCGGCGTCCAAGCGGGCGAAGGGAGCGGACTCCGCGAGGTCGTCATCCCGCGCCCGAGCAGGGTCGGGGCGTGGCTTCACGCCTTCCGTATTCCCACCCTCGCCGCGTCGGTCGTTCCCGTCCTCGTTGGAACCGCCGTGGCGTGGCGCCACGGGGCCTCGCGCCCGCTGGCCGCGCTTGCCGCCCTGGTCGGCTCGGTCGCGATCCAGATCGGCACCAACCTCGCGAACGATATCTACGACTTTCGGAAGGGCGCCGATGCGCCGGGCCGGATCGGCCCGCCCCGGGTCCTGCCGCAAGGCTGGCTGAGCGGGAGCGAGGTGCGGACCGGGATGATCGTCTCCTTCGCGATCGCCACCCTCGCGGGCGTCTATCTCTGGAGGGTCGCCGGCTGGCCCGTGGTCGCGATCGGCACGGCCTCGATCGCGGCCGGCATCGGGTACACCGCCGGACCGTTCGCCCTCGCGTACGTCGGCCTCGGAGATCTCGCGGTGCTTCTCTTCTTCGGTTTTGTCGCCGTCCTCGGGACCTACTATGTCCAAGCGGGGACCGTCCACCCCGAGGCGGTCCTGGCGGCGATTCCCGTGGGAGCGCTCGCGACCGCGATCCTGATCGTGAACAACGTGCGGGACCTCGATCGTGACCGCGCCGCCGGGAAGCGAACGCTGGCCGTCATCCTCGGCCGCCGGGGCGCGCGGGCTGAGTTTCTGGCGTTCCTGATCGCGGCCTACGCGGTCCCGCTCGGCCTCTGGGCGCAGGGATTCCGGTCGGCGTGGGTCCTCCTTCCCTTCGCGACGGGGCCTCTGGCGATGCGCGCGCTCCACGCGGTGCGGGAGCGGGAGGATGGTCCCGCGCTGAACCGGGCCCTCCTCGACACCGCGCGGCTTCACGCCCTCTTCGGCGTTCTCTTCGCGGCGGGGATCGTCCTCGGATGA
- the menB gene encoding 1,4-dihydroxy-2-naphthoyl-CoA synthase, producing the protein MPVATTVAWKNAKTYQDILYEKADGIAKVTINRPDVRNAFRPQTVREMIEAFDDAREDPEIGVVILTGAGEEAFCSGGDQRVRGAAGYVGDDQVPRLNVLDLQKRIRALPKPVIAMVAGFAIGGGHVLHVVCDLTVAAENARFGQTGPKVGSFDGGFGAAYLARIVGQKKAREIWYLCRQYDAKEALAMGLVNAVVPLERLEEETVSWCREILAMSPMALRCLKAALNADCDGQAGLQEFAGNATLLYYMSEEAQEGRNAYLERRKPDFTKFPRLP; encoded by the coding sequence ATGCCCGTCGCCACGACCGTCGCATGGAAGAACGCCAAAACCTACCAAGACATCCTGTACGAGAAGGCCGACGGCATCGCGAAGGTGACGATCAACCGGCCGGACGTGCGGAACGCCTTCCGGCCCCAGACCGTCCGCGAGATGATCGAGGCATTCGACGATGCGCGTGAGGATCCTGAGATCGGCGTCGTCATCCTGACCGGAGCCGGCGAGGAAGCGTTCTGCTCGGGCGGCGATCAGCGCGTCCGCGGGGCGGCCGGCTACGTCGGCGACGATCAGGTTCCACGACTCAACGTCCTCGATCTTCAGAAGCGGATCCGCGCGCTCCCCAAGCCGGTGATCGCCATGGTGGCCGGTTTCGCGATCGGCGGCGGCCACGTGCTCCACGTAGTCTGCGACCTGACCGTCGCGGCGGAAAACGCCCGATTCGGCCAGACCGGGCCCAAGGTCGGCTCGTTCGACGGCGGGTTTGGCGCGGCGTACCTCGCGCGGATCGTGGGCCAGAAGAAGGCCCGTGAGATCTGGTATCTCTGCCGGCAATACGACGCGAAGGAAGCTCTCGCGATGGGCCTCGTGAACGCGGTCGTCCCGCTCGAGCGGCTCGAGGAGGAGACGGTCTCGTGGTGCCGGGAGATCCTCGCCATGAGCCCGATGGCGCTCCGGTGCCTCAAGGCGGCGTTGAACGCCGATTGCGACGGGCAGGCGGGGCTCCAGGAATTCGCGGGGAACGCCACCCTTCTTTACTACATGTCCGAAGAGGCGCAGGAGGGGCGAAACGCGTACCTCGAACGGCGAAAGCCCGACTTCACCAAGTTCCCCCGCCTCCCTTGA
- the menH gene encoding 2-succinyl-6-hydroxy-2,4-cyclohexadiene-1-carboxylate synthase produces MTGWEEARAIDVAGLSYGVRIAGGVDTARAAVVMLHGFSGSSEDWIGTAAALTEAGFAGVGIDLPGHGRTGIPAEPHRFTMAETARDLATLITTLGIAHAHWMGYSMGGRVALYLGVTEPARVASLILESTSAGIAEESARTERRIRDEAFAAEIAARGVPWFVDTWEALPIFGSQRGLSKEAHSEQRARRLRNNAAGLAGSLRGLGQGAQEFLGPRLGSVHCPTLLLAGALDPKYAALVQRMAAAIPDAEAMIVPGAGHNIHLEQPEAFRRAVLDRLDRLVAAPDRKASLPA; encoded by the coding sequence GTGACCGGCTGGGAGGAAGCCAGGGCCATCGACGTCGCCGGCCTGAGCTACGGCGTGAGGATTGCGGGCGGGGTCGATACGGCACGCGCCGCGGTCGTCATGTTGCACGGGTTCAGCGGATCGTCCGAGGATTGGATCGGGACGGCGGCAGCGCTGACTGAGGCCGGCTTCGCCGGCGTCGGAATCGACCTCCCGGGCCACGGCCGGACCGGCATCCCCGCGGAGCCACATCGCTTCACCATGGCCGAGACGGCGCGTGATCTTGCGACACTGATCACGACGCTCGGAATCGCGCACGCCCATTGGATGGGGTACTCGATGGGCGGCCGCGTGGCTCTCTATCTGGGCGTCACAGAGCCCGCGCGCGTCGCCTCCCTGATTCTCGAATCGACCTCCGCGGGAATCGCAGAGGAATCCGCGCGAACCGAGCGACGGATCCGCGACGAAGCCTTCGCCGCGGAGATCGCGGCGCGCGGCGTCCCCTGGTTCGTGGACACGTGGGAGGCGCTCCCGATCTTCGGGTCGCAGCGTGGCTTGTCCAAGGAGGCACACAGCGAGCAGCGCGCCCGGCGGCTCCGCAACAACGCCGCGGGTCTGGCGGGGTCCCTCCGCGGCCTGGGACAGGGCGCGCAGGAATTCCTCGGCCCGCGCCTCGGGTCGGTCCACTGCCCGACCCTCCTTCTGGCCGGCGCTCTCGATCCGAAGTACGCGGCACTCGTGCAACGGATGGCCGCCGCGATTCCCGACGCGGAGGCCATGATCGTGCCGGGCGCCGGACACAACATTCACCTAGAACAGCCCGAGGCTTTTCGCCGGGCGGTCCTCGACCGGCTCGACCGGCTCGTGGCCGCGCCCGATCGCAAGGCCTCCCTGCCCGCGTAA
- the menD gene encoding 2-succinyl-5-enolpyruvyl-6-hydroxy-3-cyclohexene-1-carboxylic-acid synthase, protein MADLSSKVDGPARAVEDAAGSATAATNLAWAEAFVFALEERGVRDACVCSGSRSAPLVLALHRSSIRTHVALDERAGAFFALGLAKASRRPVAILTTSGTAAANLHPAAVEAHHARVPLILLTADRPPELRDAGASQTIDQIRMFGAAARWFHEVGAPVAEPDLIQYAAALGARAVAEAWGPPAGPVHLNFAFREPLVPDPELLEARPARGGDAARRGDAARRGDAAMAGGAAESPGAAGAPESPSPSARDLARAAGLLRQRRRGLIICGPEDASPELPAAVARLAAVTGYPILADPASQVRYGPHDRSHVLGAYDAFLRAPGFAAREAPEVVIQFGPALTSKSYHLYAARHPGAVHLLVDPARGWRSPSRRAREVFAADPTAFASALADSLAKGSDPLPRWGETFDLAERAARDAIDRRRASVSDLSEGYLFPALLDSAPEGTLVYVGNSLAIRNLDLFAPASAKRLRILANRGASGIDGVISSGLGAGAAGDFPVLIVTGDLSFHHDLNGLAAAREGNARATIVIVNNDGGGVFSLLPIARHGEVFERYFGTPHGLDFAPAAAMYGIPFARPDSLAALGARAASSLARRATEILEVRTDRDETRALHQALRADVIRAVEETL, encoded by the coding sequence GTGGCTGACCTCTCCTCCAAAGTCGACGGACCCGCGCGCGCGGTGGAGGACGCGGCCGGCTCCGCGACCGCGGCGACGAACCTCGCCTGGGCCGAGGCGTTCGTCTTCGCCCTCGAGGAGCGGGGCGTCCGCGACGCGTGCGTCTGCTCCGGCTCCCGGTCCGCTCCGCTCGTGCTGGCGCTCCACCGTTCCTCGATCCGGACCCACGTCGCGCTCGATGAGCGGGCGGGCGCCTTCTTCGCGCTCGGCCTGGCGAAGGCTTCGCGCCGGCCGGTGGCCATCCTGACGACTTCCGGAACCGCCGCCGCGAACCTCCATCCGGCCGCCGTCGAGGCGCACCACGCGCGCGTTCCGTTGATTCTTCTCACCGCCGACCGTCCCCCCGAGCTGCGAGACGCGGGCGCGTCGCAGACGATCGATCAGATCCGGATGTTCGGAGCCGCCGCGCGCTGGTTCCACGAGGTCGGCGCGCCCGTGGCCGAGCCGGACCTGATCCAGTACGCGGCCGCGCTCGGAGCCCGCGCGGTGGCGGAGGCGTGGGGTCCGCCCGCGGGCCCGGTTCATCTCAACTTCGCGTTTCGCGAGCCGCTCGTTCCAGACCCCGAGTTGCTGGAGGCGCGTCCCGCGCGTGGGGGCGATGCCGCGCGTCGGGGCGATGCCGCGCGTCGGGGCGATGCCGCGATGGCGGGTGGGGCCGCCGAGTCGCCGGGCGCGGCCGGAGCGCCCGAATCTCCATCGCCATCGGCGCGGGATCTCGCGCGCGCGGCCGGCCTCCTGCGTCAGAGACGTCGCGGGCTGATCATTTGCGGCCCCGAGGACGCGTCGCCGGAGCTGCCGGCGGCGGTCGCGCGCCTCGCCGCCGTGACCGGGTATCCGATCCTCGCCGATCCGGCGTCGCAGGTTCGCTATGGCCCGCACGACCGATCGCACGTGCTCGGCGCCTATGACGCGTTTCTCCGCGCGCCGGGATTCGCCGCGCGCGAGGCGCCGGAGGTCGTGATCCAATTCGGGCCGGCGCTCACCTCGAAGTCCTATCACCTGTACGCGGCGCGGCACCCGGGGGCGGTGCATCTCCTCGTCGATCCGGCCCGCGGCTGGCGCAGCCCCTCGCGCCGCGCGCGCGAGGTCTTCGCGGCCGATCCGACCGCGTTCGCGTCCGCCCTCGCGGACTCGCTGGCCAAGGGATCGGACCCGCTCCCGCGCTGGGGCGAGACGTTCGACCTCGCCGAACGAGCCGCGCGCGACGCGATCGACCGCCGACGCGCGTCCGTCTCCGACCTCTCCGAGGGGTATCTCTTCCCCGCGCTCCTCGACTCGGCCCCCGAAGGAACGCTCGTCTACGTCGGGAACAGCCTCGCGATCCGAAATCTGGACTTGTTCGCGCCCGCTTCTGCCAAGCGGCTCCGGATCCTCGCCAACCGGGGCGCGAGCGGGATCGACGGCGTGATCTCGAGCGGGCTCGGCGCGGGCGCGGCGGGCGATTTCCCCGTCCTCATCGTGACTGGCGACCTCTCCTTCCACCACGACCTGAACGGGCTCGCGGCCGCGCGCGAGGGAAACGCCCGGGCCACGATCGTGATCGTGAACAACGACGGCGGAGGCGTCTTCTCGCTCCTCCCGATCGCGCGGCACGGCGAGGTCTTCGAGCGCTACTTCGGCACGCCGCACGGGCTCGACTTCGCCCCCGCGGCGGCGATGTACGGGATTCCGTTCGCGCGCCCGGATTCTCTCGCCGCGCTCGGCGCCAGGGCCGCGTCCTCGCTCGCGAGGCGCGCCACCGAGATCCTCGAGGTCCGGACCGACCGCGACGAAACGCGGGCGCTCCATCAGGCGTTGCGCGCGGACGTGATCCGCGCGGTCGAGGAGACGCTGTGA